From a single Miscanthus floridulus cultivar M001 chromosome 8, ASM1932011v1, whole genome shotgun sequence genomic region:
- the LOC136471171 gene encoding protein JASON-like isoform X1, which translates to MGCFISCFRGGSDPSGDLRDPLVRESRLGDAFLNDEKKFDEATGKLDAEAANGHGIDEELRREANYLKSCGTISQTPPEILDSIPINSEDAKECGDTPTSVQLMKDAVLLEENSSELLNSDEHDISRHEQDIDEGTLRVGSETQSSLEDKPLYHNVRDQSSDSNDSPYPTPLVLRGDIQTPGTYYTAYKETSKPGKRTRASRQFIYPVLRPIENKMQWMELKAESPVLSSNPPKRRNLSADSTEMAQQTFASSTVTETESSEYVSFPIYDNYAAQNEVMSPDEPKGQNVNQLLDEGEESSKQSSEYGKHRVTSLSHWLKPPSADDESNSSPDDGNVGKETWYEASVSDVPIFPTFGLNWETDNPTPVLPKAWDGNGIPNTTTKYKEDQKVSWHATPFEERLLKVLSDEKPRHERKISGKLIHLEENAE; encoded by the exons ATGGGCTGCTTCATCTCCTGCTTCCGCGGCGGCTCCGATCCGTCCGGCGATCTCCGC GACCCGCTCGTGAGGGAGAGCCGCCTGGGGGACGCCTTCCTGAACGACGAGAAAA AGTTTGATGAAGCGACTGGAAAGCTGGATGCGGAGGCGGCTAATGGCCACGGAATCGACGAGGAGCTTCGGAGAGAG GCCAATTATCTCAAATCATGTGGCACAATATCCCAAACCCCACCGGAGATTCTAGATTCAATCCCAATCAATTCAGAAGATGCTAAAGAG TGCGGTGACACACCAACCAGTGTGCAGCTGATGAAAGATGCAGTGCTACTTGAAGAAAACTCATCCGAATT GCTTAACTCTGATGAGCATGATATATCGAGACATGAGCAGGACATTGATGAAGGTACTCTCAGGGTGGGATCAGAAACTCAGTCATCATTAGAGGACAAGCCTTTATATCACAATGTTAGAGATCAAAGCAGTGATTCTAATGATTCACCTTATCCAACCCCTCTGGTCCTCAGGGGTGACATTCAGACTCCTGGAACTTACTATACTGCTTATAAGGAGACTTCGAAGCCTGGAAAGCGTACGAGGGCTAGCAGACAGTTCATCTACCCTGTTCTGCGACCCATCGAGAACAAGATGCAGTGGATGGAACTAAAAGCTGAGTCTCCTGTGCTATCATCCAATCCTCCAAAAAGAAGGAATTTGAGCGCAGATTCCACCGAGATGGCTCAGCAGACGTTTGCTAGTTCTACCGTTACAGAGACAGAATCTTCAGAATATGTATCCTTCCCAATTTATGACAACTATGCAGCGCAGAATGAAGTGATGTCACCTGATGAACCCAAGGGTCAGAATGTCAACCAACTGCTGGATGAAGGTGAGGAGTCATCGAAGCAAAGTTCAGAATATGGGAAGCATAGAGTTACGAGCTTGTCTCATTGGCTGAAGCCACCATCCGCAGATGATGAGAGCAACAGCAGCCCTGATGATGGCAACGTTGGGAAGGAGACATGGTATGAGGCGAGCGTCTCTGATGTGCCTATCTTTCCTACATTTGGTTTGAACTGGGAAACCGACAATCCTACTCCTGTCTTGCCCAAGGCATGGGACGGCAATGGCATCCCAAATACCACAACCAAATATAAGGAG GACCAGAAAGTCAGCTGGCACGCCACGCCCTTTGAAGAAAGGCTGCTGAAGGTTTTGTCCGACGAGAAACCTCGCCATGAAAG GAAAATCAGTGGGAAGCTTATCCACCTCGAGGAAAATGCCGAGTAG
- the LOC136471174 gene encoding uncharacterized protein isoform X1: protein MSSTSCLAPPPPRFRVWLRPLSSSSATTTAARPSLGFGPRSRRAAPAKGWRLWHVSCFGDDQDGPTTSDEGDGFKHVAQSQSSTGAEVKEDEAGSANEGQEQSFKDWDWFMPVQKIKDNLQGRIVRFQTDRWTVPWTGQTIAQVMILWIATFWLVGSWIVPFLAHAAGFSKETLTHRGQALYSLLTDITEGLAGIVVLHQCLGRFRPLPPGWFEFNLKGRWHLDVAFGCLLFPLVNLLSHINISLVPMSPGPVVGVSSVEQSIVARDPVAMALYAVLVTVCAPIWEEIVFRGFLLPSITRYMPLPWSILASAAAFALAHFNAQRVMPLVFLGVVMGGVFARSRNLLASMVLHSLWNGFVFLDLMK, encoded by the exons ATGTCCTCCACCTCGTGCCTCGCCCCTCCCCCTCCACGGTTCCGGGTTTGGCTCCGacctctctcttcctcctccgccaccaccaccgccgcgagGCCGTCGCTCGGCTTCGGGCCTCGGAGTCGGAGGGCGGCTCCAGCGAAG GGATGGAGATTGTGGCATGTCTCATGCTTCGGAGATGATCAGGATGGGCCAACAACATCTGACGAAGGTGATGGCTTTAAGCATGTTGCCCAATCACAGAGCTCCACTGGTGCAGAGGTGAAAGAGGACGAGGCAGGAAGTGCGAATGAGGGGCAGGAGCAGAGTTTCAAGGACTGGGATTGGTTCATGCCAGTCCAGAAG ATAAAAGATAACTTACAGGGCAGAATAGTAAGATTTCAGACAGATCGTTGGACAGTACCTTGGACTGGACAAACCATTGCTCAG GTCATGATTTTATGGATTGCCACATTTTGGCTTGTGGGTTCCTGGATAGTGCCATTCTTGGCTCATGCTGCTGGGTTTAGCAAGGAAACATTGACGCACAGGGGCCAAGCACTATATAGTCTCTTGACAGACATAACAGAAGGCCTTGCTGGGATTGTAGTCCTTCACCAATGCCTTGGTAGATTCCGGCCCCTTCCTCCAGGCTGGTTTGAGTTTAATTTGAAGGGCAGGTGGCATTTGGATGTAGCGTTTGGGTGCCTCTTATTCCCATTGGTCAATCTGCTCTCTCACATAAACATCAGCCTGGTTCCAATGTCACCAGGTCCAGTCGTCGGGGTGTCCAGTGTAGAACAATCCATTGTGGCCCGTGACCCAGTGGCGATGGCCCTATACGCAGTGCTAGTCACCGTATGTGCACCTATATGGGAAGAAATTGTGTTCCGAGGATTCCTTCTCCCATCTATAACACGGTACATGCCACTTCCATGGTCTATCCTAGCAAGTGCTGCTGCTTTTGCGCTCGCTCACTTCAATGCACAGAGGGTGATGCCTTTAGTGTTTCTTGGAGTGGTGATGGGAGGGGTTTTTGCAAGATCACGCAACTTATTGGCCTCGATGGTGCTGCATAGCCTGTGGAATGGCTTTGTGTTCTTGGATTTGATGAAGTGA
- the LOC136471171 gene encoding protein JASON-like isoform X2, translating to MGCFISCFRGGSDPSGDLRDPLVRESRLGDAFLNDEKKFDEATGKLDAEAANGHGIDEELRREANYLKSCGTISQTPPEILDSIPINSEDAKECGDTPTSVQLMKDAVLLEENSSELLNSDEHDISRHEQDIDEGTLRVGSETQSSLEDKPLYHNVRDQSSDSNDSPYPTPLVLRGDIQTPGTYYTAYKETSKPGKRTRASRQFIYPVLRPIENKMQWMELKAESPVLSSNPPKRRNLSADSTEMAQQTFASSTVTETESSEYVSFPIYDNYAAQNEVMSPDEPKGQNVNQLLDEGEESSKQSSEYGKHRVTSLSHWLKPPSADDESNSSPDDGNVGKETWYEASVSDVPIFPTFGLNWETDNPTPVLPKAWDGNGIPNTTTKYKEKVSWHATPFEERLLKVLSDEKPRHERKISGKLIHLEENAE from the exons ATGGGCTGCTTCATCTCCTGCTTCCGCGGCGGCTCCGATCCGTCCGGCGATCTCCGC GACCCGCTCGTGAGGGAGAGCCGCCTGGGGGACGCCTTCCTGAACGACGAGAAAA AGTTTGATGAAGCGACTGGAAAGCTGGATGCGGAGGCGGCTAATGGCCACGGAATCGACGAGGAGCTTCGGAGAGAG GCCAATTATCTCAAATCATGTGGCACAATATCCCAAACCCCACCGGAGATTCTAGATTCAATCCCAATCAATTCAGAAGATGCTAAAGAG TGCGGTGACACACCAACCAGTGTGCAGCTGATGAAAGATGCAGTGCTACTTGAAGAAAACTCATCCGAATT GCTTAACTCTGATGAGCATGATATATCGAGACATGAGCAGGACATTGATGAAGGTACTCTCAGGGTGGGATCAGAAACTCAGTCATCATTAGAGGACAAGCCTTTATATCACAATGTTAGAGATCAAAGCAGTGATTCTAATGATTCACCTTATCCAACCCCTCTGGTCCTCAGGGGTGACATTCAGACTCCTGGAACTTACTATACTGCTTATAAGGAGACTTCGAAGCCTGGAAAGCGTACGAGGGCTAGCAGACAGTTCATCTACCCTGTTCTGCGACCCATCGAGAACAAGATGCAGTGGATGGAACTAAAAGCTGAGTCTCCTGTGCTATCATCCAATCCTCCAAAAAGAAGGAATTTGAGCGCAGATTCCACCGAGATGGCTCAGCAGACGTTTGCTAGTTCTACCGTTACAGAGACAGAATCTTCAGAATATGTATCCTTCCCAATTTATGACAACTATGCAGCGCAGAATGAAGTGATGTCACCTGATGAACCCAAGGGTCAGAATGTCAACCAACTGCTGGATGAAGGTGAGGAGTCATCGAAGCAAAGTTCAGAATATGGGAAGCATAGAGTTACGAGCTTGTCTCATTGGCTGAAGCCACCATCCGCAGATGATGAGAGCAACAGCAGCCCTGATGATGGCAACGTTGGGAAGGAGACATGGTATGAGGCGAGCGTCTCTGATGTGCCTATCTTTCCTACATTTGGTTTGAACTGGGAAACCGACAATCCTACTCCTGTCTTGCCCAAGGCATGGGACGGCAATGGCATCCCAAATACCACAACCAAATATAAGGAG AAAGTCAGCTGGCACGCCACGCCCTTTGAAGAAAGGCTGCTGAAGGTTTTGTCCGACGAGAAACCTCGCCATGAAAG GAAAATCAGTGGGAAGCTTATCCACCTCGAGGAAAATGCCGAGTAG
- the LOC136471173 gene encoding O-fucosyltransferase 23, with protein MNILLELKHLKLFSMPARPVICKGLLIVIALILLRAIVSPFFAIDSSEKKEFYESTAPDLLPRIRRDKFLEVPQIIWGLNNQKIAFARACLTARFLNRSLLMPSLSASLFYKEVDLLQPINFDKVFDFNKFNARCHGFVRLAQYSEVSNRTEPFKLQKGTGRRWTADRDLDQLQQLVGSNADDSEVIEIIGKNPFLWPDHWPVKDYAKIFDCLVLVPEIETEVVKVISKIREAGQRARHEAGSSHSKQRRDGSTNPPVPYVAVHMRIEKDWMIHCKKWEQRSKSHEICSSKEEIIHKVSQITDLRRPVVVYVAVADSLLEDDSITSGWRVGMVAYEKKKLGVTDIYDRQPYLIKSAIDFEVCSRADVFVGNSFSTFSNLVVLSRTERLYNLGKASSCGENIGLSSYAYNVLGDDGGPQRWMTDMSDTSLQRLSYGTNNVSCH; from the coding sequence ATGAATATTCTACTTGAGCTTAAGCATCTCAAGCTGTTTAGCATGCCCGCAAGGCCTGTCATCTGTAAAGGCCTTCTGATAGTGATTGCCCTTATTCTGTTGAGAGCAATTGTATCTCCTTTTTTTGCTATAGATTCATCTGAGAAGAAAGAATTTTACGAGTCAACAGCCCCTGACTTGCTTCCTAGAATTAGACGAGACAAATTTCTTGAGGTCCCACAGATCATATGGGGGTTGAACAATCAAAAGATTGCATTCGCCAGAGCATGCTTGACTGCAAGATTCCTGAACAGATCCCTTCTCATGCCAAGCTTGAGTGCTTCTCTCTTCTACAAAGAGGTTGACTTGCTGCAGCCTATCAATTTTGACAAGGTGTTTGACTTTAACAAGTTCAATGCGCGTTGCCATGGCTTTGTGAGGTTAGCTCAGTATTCAGAAGTTTCAAATCGAACCGAGCCTTTCAAACTCCAAAAGGGGACTGGTAGAAGGTGGACGGCAGACAGGGATTTGGATCAACTGCAGCAGTTGGTAGGGAGCAATGCGGATGACTCTGAAGTCATTGAAATTATTGGGAAAAATCCATTTCTGTGGCCTGACCACTGGCCAGTCAAAGACTATGCCAAAATCTTTGATTGCCTTGTCCTAGTTCCTGAGATAGAAACCGAAGTGGTTAAGGTCATATCCAAGATTAGAGAGGCAGGCCAAAGAGCAAGACATGAAGCTGGGAGTTCTCATAGTAAGCAGAGGAGAGATGGCTCAACAAATCCGCCTGTACCGTATGTTGCTGTTCACATGAGAATAGAAAAAGATTGGATGATACATTGCAAGAAGTGGGAGCAGCGGTCCAAGTCACATGAAATCTGCAGTAGTAAAGAAGAGATCATTCATAAGGTCTCACAGATCACTGATCTACGTCGGCCGGTTGTTGTTTATGTTGCGGTAGCTGACAGCCTTCTTGAAGATGATTCAATAACCAGTGGGTGGAGAGTGGGTATGGTTGCTTATGAGAAGAAGAAACTTGGAGTTACTGACATCTATGATCGGCAGCCATATCTTATAAAGTCTGCCATCGACTTTGAGGTGTGCTCGAGAGCAGATGTGTTTGTTGGCAATAGCTTCTCAACATTCTCCAACCTCGTAGTGCTGTCCAGAACAGAAAGGTTATATAACCTAGGAAAGGCGAGTTCATGTGGTGAGAACATTGGGCTTTCATCGTATGCATACAATGtcttgggcgatgatggtggaccgCAGAGATGGATGACAGATATGTCGGATACAAGCCTGCAAAGGTTAAGTTATGGAACAAATAACGTCTCATGCCACTGA
- the LOC136471171 gene encoding protein JASON-like isoform X3, with amino-acid sequence MGCFISCFRGGSDPSGDLRDPLVRESRLGDAFLNDEKKFDEATGKLDAEAANGHGIDEELRREANYLKSCGTISQTPPEILDSIPINSEDAKECGDTPTSVQLMKDAVLLEENSSELLNSDEHDISRHEQDIDEGTLRVGSETQSSLEDKPLYHNVRDQSSDSNDSPYPTPLVLRGDIQTPGTYYTAYKETSKPGKRTRASRQFIYPVLRPIENKMQWMELKAESPVLSSNPPKRRNLSADSTEMAQQTFASSTVTETESSEYVSFPIYDNYAAQNEVMSPDEPKGQNVNQLLDEDDESNSSPDDGNVGKETWYEASVSDVPIFPTFGLNWETDNPTPVLPKAWDGNGIPNTTTKYKEDQKVSWHATPFEERLLKVLSDEKPRHERKISGKLIHLEENAE; translated from the exons ATGGGCTGCTTCATCTCCTGCTTCCGCGGCGGCTCCGATCCGTCCGGCGATCTCCGC GACCCGCTCGTGAGGGAGAGCCGCCTGGGGGACGCCTTCCTGAACGACGAGAAAA AGTTTGATGAAGCGACTGGAAAGCTGGATGCGGAGGCGGCTAATGGCCACGGAATCGACGAGGAGCTTCGGAGAGAG GCCAATTATCTCAAATCATGTGGCACAATATCCCAAACCCCACCGGAGATTCTAGATTCAATCCCAATCAATTCAGAAGATGCTAAAGAG TGCGGTGACACACCAACCAGTGTGCAGCTGATGAAAGATGCAGTGCTACTTGAAGAAAACTCATCCGAATT GCTTAACTCTGATGAGCATGATATATCGAGACATGAGCAGGACATTGATGAAGGTACTCTCAGGGTGGGATCAGAAACTCAGTCATCATTAGAGGACAAGCCTTTATATCACAATGTTAGAGATCAAAGCAGTGATTCTAATGATTCACCTTATCCAACCCCTCTGGTCCTCAGGGGTGACATTCAGACTCCTGGAACTTACTATACTGCTTATAAGGAGACTTCGAAGCCTGGAAAGCGTACGAGGGCTAGCAGACAGTTCATCTACCCTGTTCTGCGACCCATCGAGAACAAGATGCAGTGGATGGAACTAAAAGCTGAGTCTCCTGTGCTATCATCCAATCCTCCAAAAAGAAGGAATTTGAGCGCAGATTCCACCGAGATGGCTCAGCAGACGTTTGCTAGTTCTACCGTTACAGAGACAGAATCTTCAGAATATGTATCCTTCCCAATTTATGACAACTATGCAGCGCAGAATGAAGTGATGTCACCTGATGAACCCAAGGGTCAGAATGTCAACCAACTGCTGGATGAAG ATGATGAGAGCAACAGCAGCCCTGATGATGGCAACGTTGGGAAGGAGACATGGTATGAGGCGAGCGTCTCTGATGTGCCTATCTTTCCTACATTTGGTTTGAACTGGGAAACCGACAATCCTACTCCTGTCTTGCCCAAGGCATGGGACGGCAATGGCATCCCAAATACCACAACCAAATATAAGGAG GACCAGAAAGTCAGCTGGCACGCCACGCCCTTTGAAGAAAGGCTGCTGAAGGTTTTGTCCGACGAGAAACCTCGCCATGAAAG GAAAATCAGTGGGAAGCTTATCCACCTCGAGGAAAATGCCGAGTAG
- the LOC136471175 gene encoding protein PSK SIMULATOR 1-like: MVAEALVHKVLSMATTSSSSSSSKKVRPAARVKGGAEAAAAGDGRVGILSFEVANAMSRAANLYRSLSDAEAARMLGPLCLGSHAVRALVPGDDARLLALALAEKLDALNRVAAVASRLGHRCAAPALMGFDHVYADLLAGRSDAGAFAVASASDAASLVRRLDRLAAATAALYAELEALTELEQSARKLPTDEARRALEQRTRWRRHDVRRLRDSSLWNWTYDKAVLLLARAVCAIYDRIRHVFGDPMLGLDLLAMTRESGQCDQSRQLSGPVPVQSNLSDGKSGPICRVDPDMSRPVSFRSSCGASPGKMFMECLSLSSSVSWKDGFEDEFLEDSSCISTIRSGMLVTFSSEQGVSTTATPSLKNGRIGRKARFGPKSTVTSLAPLSTIGGSALALHYANIVIIIEKLLRYPHLVGEETRDDLYQMLPLSLKVALRKNLKTYVKSMAIYDAFLAHDWLETLEKTLAWLAPMAHNMIRWQTERNFEQQQIVLKGNVLLLQTLYFADREKTEAVICELLVGLNYICRYEQQQNALLDCSSSLDFDDCVEWQLQ, from the coding sequence ATGGTGGCGGAGGCGCTGGTGCACAAGGTGCTCTCCATGGCGAcgacgtcgtcctcctcctcctcctccaagaAGGTGCGACCGGCGGCGAGGGTCAAGGGCGGCGCCGAGGCGGCGGCCGCGGGCGACGGCAGGGTGGGCATCCTGTCCTTCGAGGTGGCCAACGCCATGTCGCGCGCGGCGAACCTCTACCGCTCGCTCTCCGACGCGGAGGCGGCGCGCATGCTCGGGCCGCTCTGCCTCGGCTCCCACGCCGTGCGCGCGCTCGTGCCCGGCGACGACGCGCGCCTCCTCGCGCTCGCGCTCGCCGAGAAGCTCGACGCGCTCAACCGCGTCGCGGCCGTGGCCTCGCGCCTCGGCCACCGGTGCGCGGCCCCGGCACTCATGGGCTTCGACCACGTCTACGCCGACCTCCTCGCCGGCCGCTCCGACGCGGGCGCGTtcgccgtcgcctccgcctccgaCGCCGCGTCGCTCGTGCGCAGGCTCGACCGCCtcgctgccgccaccgccgcgctcTACGCCGAGCTGGAGGCGCTCACCGAGCTCGAGCAGTCGGCGCGGAAGCTGCCCACTGACGAGGCCCGCCGCGCGCTCGAGCAGCGCACGCGGTGGCGCCGCCACGACGTGCGCCGGCTCAGGGACTCGTCGCTCTGGAACTGGACCTACGACAAGGCCGTGCTCCTGCTCGCGCGCGCCGTGTGTGCCATCTACGACCGCATCCGGCATGTGTTCGGCGACCCCATGCTTGGGCTCGACTTGCTCGCCATGACCCGGGAGTCAGGACAATGCGACCAAAGCCGGCAGCTCTCCGGTCCAGTTCCCGTCCAAAGCAATCTCAGTGATGGCAAGTCAGGGCCGATTTGCAGAGTCGATCCAGATATGTCGCGGCCAGTGAGTTTTCGGTCAAGTTGTGGAGCAAGCCCGGGGAAGATGTTCATGGAGTGCTTGAGCTTGAGTAGCTCGGTGTCATGGAAGGATGGGTTCGAGGATGAGTTCTTGGAAGATTCCAGCTGCATTAGCACAATCAGATCAGGGATGCTTGTGACATTCAGCAGCGAGCAGGGGGTATCCACAACTGCAACGCCATCATTGAAGAATGGCAGGATTGGCAGAAAGGCGCGGTTTGGTCCGAAGAGCACGGTGACATCACTTGCGCCGCTGTCCACAATTGGCGGCTCCGCTCTTGCACTGCATTATGCAaacattgtcatcatcatcgaGAAGCTGCTCCGGTACCCACATCTTGTTGGTGAGGAGACACGGGACGACCTGTACCAGATGCTGCCATTGAGTTTGAAGGTGGCGTTGAGGAAAAATCTGAAAacatatgtgaagagcatggcgaTCTACGACGCGTTCCTCGCGCACGATTGGCTGGAGACGCTTGAGAAGACACTGGCATGGCTTGCTCCGATGGCCCACAACATGATCCGGTGGCAGACCGAGAGGAACTTTGAGCAGCAGCAGATCGTGTTGAAGGGGAATGTGCTGCTGTTGCAGACGCTGTATTTTGCTGATCGGGAGAAGACAGAGGCAGTGATCTGCGAATTGCTTGTCGGCCTAAATTACATCTGCCGGTACGAGCAACAGCAGAATGCTTTGCTTGACTGCTCTAGCAGTCTCGACTTTGATGATTGTGTGGAGTGGCAACTTCAGTAG
- the LOC136471174 gene encoding uncharacterized protein isoform X2, with the protein MLYGSPIFSFLGISFPWNNSELFFLLFTFERLQGWRLWHVSCFGDDQDGPTTSDEGDGFKHVAQSQSSTGAEVKEDEAGSANEGQEQSFKDWDWFMPVQKIKDNLQGRIVRFQTDRWTVPWTGQTIAQVMILWIATFWLVGSWIVPFLAHAAGFSKETLTHRGQALYSLLTDITEGLAGIVVLHQCLGRFRPLPPGWFEFNLKGRWHLDVAFGCLLFPLVNLLSHINISLVPMSPGPVVGVSSVEQSIVARDPVAMALYAVLVTVCAPIWEEIVFRGFLLPSITRYMPLPWSILASAAAFALAHFNAQRVMPLVFLGVVMGGVFARSRNLLASMVLHSLWNGFVFLDLMK; encoded by the exons ATGTTATATGGCTCGCCAATCTTCTCGTTCTTAGGTATTTCTTTCCCTTGGAATAATTCGGagcttttctttctcctttttacTTTTGAGCGTTTACAGGGATGGAGATTGTGGCATGTCTCATGCTTCGGAGATGATCAGGATGGGCCAACAACATCTGACGAAGGTGATGGCTTTAAGCATGTTGCCCAATCACAGAGCTCCACTGGTGCAGAGGTGAAAGAGGACGAGGCAGGAAGTGCGAATGAGGGGCAGGAGCAGAGTTTCAAGGACTGGGATTGGTTCATGCCAGTCCAGAAG ATAAAAGATAACTTACAGGGCAGAATAGTAAGATTTCAGACAGATCGTTGGACAGTACCTTGGACTGGACAAACCATTGCTCAG GTCATGATTTTATGGATTGCCACATTTTGGCTTGTGGGTTCCTGGATAGTGCCATTCTTGGCTCATGCTGCTGGGTTTAGCAAGGAAACATTGACGCACAGGGGCCAAGCACTATATAGTCTCTTGACAGACATAACAGAAGGCCTTGCTGGGATTGTAGTCCTTCACCAATGCCTTGGTAGATTCCGGCCCCTTCCTCCAGGCTGGTTTGAGTTTAATTTGAAGGGCAGGTGGCATTTGGATGTAGCGTTTGGGTGCCTCTTATTCCCATTGGTCAATCTGCTCTCTCACATAAACATCAGCCTGGTTCCAATGTCACCAGGTCCAGTCGTCGGGGTGTCCAGTGTAGAACAATCCATTGTGGCCCGTGACCCAGTGGCGATGGCCCTATACGCAGTGCTAGTCACCGTATGTGCACCTATATGGGAAGAAATTGTGTTCCGAGGATTCCTTCTCCCATCTATAACACGGTACATGCCACTTCCATGGTCTATCCTAGCAAGTGCTGCTGCTTTTGCGCTCGCTCACTTCAATGCACAGAGGGTGATGCCTTTAGTGTTTCTTGGAGTGGTGATGGGAGGGGTTTTTGCAAGATCACGCAACTTATTGGCCTCGATGGTGCTGCATAGCCTGTGGAATGGCTTTGTGTTCTTGGATTTGATGAAGTGA